AATAATGTAGTCGCAGACCCTTGGTCTGCTCACATATGGCATTTATGGCACGCCAAGGGCGTGCAACTACAACTGTAATAGAGGATGGATAGGTGAGTGAGGAATAAAATGAAATATGCGGTGGTTTTTGTTACAGCGGCAAATGATAAGGAAGCGAAAAAAATTGTCGAAGATGTTGTAAAGGCAAAATTAGTTGCATGTGCGAATATTGTTGGGAAAATTAATTCAATATACTGGTGGCAGGGAAAGAAAGAAAGGGCACCGGAAGTTCTTTTGATAATGAAAACGAAAATATCGTTGGCAAAAAAACTTATTAAAAAAATTAAAATGATACATTCTTATAAGGTTCCGGAAATAATTTTTCTGCCGATAATAGCAGGTAATCCTGATTACCTTAAATGGATTGGGGAAGAGACAAAATGAAAGAAGCGTTATATTTTGAAGTTTATAATAAAGAAAAAAAACTTGTAAAGTGTAATTTATGCCCGTGGTATTGTATTATTGCTGATAGTAAGGTTGGGAGCTGCCATGTAAGAAAGAACGTTGACGGTAAACTATATTCATTAATTTACAGTAAATTTACTTCTGTCTCAATGGACCCGATAGAAAAAAAACCGCTTTACCATTTCTATCCCGGGAGCGAAATTTTATCTGTTGGGACTCTCGGCTGCAATTTTCACTGTCAGTTTTGCCAGAATTTCGAAATTTCACAGGCAGACTTTGATGAAAATTTAATCAAAAATGTTTCTTCGTCAGATATTATTGCACTTGCCAAGCAGTATAATTCTATAGGGCTTGCTTATACATATAATGAGCCGTTGATAAATTATGAATGGCTTAAAGAAACTATGGTTGAAGCAAGAAAATATGGATTAAAAAATGTGATAGTGTCCA
This genomic window from Elusimicrobiota bacterium contains:
- a CDS encoding divalent-cation tolerance protein CutA, encoding MKYAVVFVTAANDKEAKKIVEDVVKAKLVACANIVGKINSIYWWQGKKERAPEVLLIMKTKISLAKKLIKKIKMIHSYKVPEIIFLPIIAGNPDYLKWIGEETK